One region of Miscanthus floridulus cultivar M001 chromosome 19, ASM1932011v1, whole genome shotgun sequence genomic DNA includes:
- the LOC136525773 gene encoding uncharacterized mitochondrial protein AtMg00810-like, which translates to MNDLDAISYYLGIEVRQGKKALTLGQSTYASKLLERSGMAKCKAWVTLMEERLKLTKVSTAAKVDATLYQSIIGSLRYLVYTRPDIAFVVGYVSHFMEDSREDHWAAVKRLLRYVKGTVDQGIVFPKTDRSRLQLTVFSDVDMAGHIDGQRSTSGVLIFLESAPISWLSAYR; encoded by the coding sequence atgaaCGATCTCGACGCgatctcctactacctcggcatcgaggtgagacaggggaagaagGCACTTACGCTTGGTCAGAGCacgtacgcctcgaagctgttggagcgaaGTGGCATGGCTAAGTGCAAGGCGTGGgtgactctgatggaggagcgactgaagctgacgaaggttagtaccgcggcgaaggtagatgcaacactctaccagagcatcatcggcagcctgcgctacctagtctatacgaggccggacattgcgttcgtcgtgggctacgtcagccacTTCATGGAGGAttcccgagaggatcactgggctgcggtgaagcgactgttgcgctacgtcaaggggacggtggatcaggggatcgtcttcccTAAGACCGACagaagtaggctgcagctcactgtgttcagcgatgtagaTATGGCGGGGCACATCGACGGAcagcggagcacctctggcgtgctcatcttcctcgagtcggctccaatctcatggctgtcggcttatcgctga
- the LOC136528660 gene encoding hydroxycinnamoyltransferase 4-like: MAPTVEVLTSEVVVPAEETPAGTIWLSNLDLAARRGYTPTVYFFRPNGDLGFFAADVVKGSLARALVAFYPLAGRLGVDGATGRVQVDCTGEGAVFVSAWSDYALVDLMREFVPCREMRDLLVPPTPAPNPPCALLFVQVTYLRCGGVVLALSMHHSVCDARGAAHFLETWASIARGDDADAATANANAPVPPCFDYGLLAARPGPARAVLYDHPEYKPEPEPAVVDAGAAASDDYASAIIVMTKAQVGALRARCPGASTFRAVVALVWQCVCRARSLPPETETRLYSMIDMRSRLDPPLPPGYFGNAVVRTSVSATAGEVVGNPVGYAARRALAATSQGDDYARSLVDYLEGVDAMNLPRSGISRAHLRAISWVGMSLYKADFGWGAPAFMGPALMYYSGFVYVMNAAGKEGALALVLSLEPETMPAFRKVFAEELASLEVL, encoded by the coding sequence ATGGCGCCGACGGTGGAGGTGCTGACGTCGGAGGTGGTCGTCCCGGCCGAAGAGACTCCGGCGGGGACCATCTGGCTGTCCAACCTGGACCTCGCCGCGCGCCGCGGGTACACGCCCACGGTCTACTTCTTTCGGCCCAACGGTGACCTGGGGTTCTTCGCGGCGGACGTCGTCAAGGGCAGCCTCGCCAGGGCGCTGGTCGCGTTCTACCCGCTCGCGGGGCGGCTCGGGGTCGACGGCGCCACCGGGCGCGTCCAGGTGGACTGCACCGGCGAGGGCGCGGTGTTCGTGAGCGCGTGGTCGGACTACGCGCTGGTGGACCTGATGCGCGAGTTCGTGCCGTGCCGCGAGATGCGGGACCTGCTGGTGCCCCCGACGCCCGCACCGAACCCGCCATGCGCGCTGCTGTTCGTGCAGGTCACGTACCTGCGCTGCGGCGGCGTCGTCCTCGCCCTGTCCATGCACCACTCCGTGTGCGACGCGCGGGGTGCCGCGCACTTCCTCGAGACGTGGGCGAGCATCGCGCGCGGGGACGACGCCGACGCCGCGACCGCGAACGCCAACGCTCCCGTGCCGCCATGCTTCGACTACGGGCTGCTCGCCGCGCGCCCGGGCCCGGCGCGCGCGGTGCTGTACGACCACCCGGAGTACAAGCCCGAGCCAGAGCCGGCGGTGGTggacgccggcgccgccgcgtCCGACGACTACGCGAGCGCTATCATCGTCATGACCAAGGCGCAGGTGGGCGCGCTGAGGGCGCGGTGCCCGGGGGCGTCCACGTTCCGCGCCGTGGTGGCGCTGGTGTGGCAGTGCGTGTGCCGCGCGCGGTCGCTGCCGCCCGAGACGGAGACGCGGCTCTACTCCATGATCGACATGCGGTCGCGCCTGGACCCGCCGCTCCCGCCGGGGTACTTCGGCAACGCGGTGGTGCGCACGTCTGTCTCCGCCACGGCCGGCGAGGTGGTGGGCAACCCCGTGGGGTACGCGGCGCGGCGCGCGCTGGCGGCGACGAGCCAGGGCGACGACTACGCGCGGTCGCTGGTGGACTACCTGGAGGGCGTGGACGCCATGAACCTGCCCCGGAGCGGCATCTCGCGCGCGCACCTCCGCGCCATCAGCTGGGTGGGCATGTCGCTGTACAAGGCCGACTTCGGGTGGGGCGCGCCGGCGTTCATGGGGCCCGCGCTCATGTACTACAGCGGCTTCGTGTACGTCATGAACGCGGCCGGGAAGGAGGGTGCCCTCGCGCTCGTGCTGTCGCTGGAGCCGGAGACCATGCCGGCGTTCAGGAAGGTGTTCGCCGAGGAGCTCGCCAGCTTGGAGGTGCTGTAG